The genomic DNA GCAGAGCTCGCCGTGCCCGAGTACCAGGCGACCCTGGATGCCCTCCAGGGACTCCCGGAGATCGGCACCGACGGGCCGGTCGGCTTTTGGGGCATCAACATGGGCACCGCGATCGGCATACCGTTCGTGGCGATCGAACCCAGGATCACGGCCGCGGTCTTCGGTCAGCACTGGCCCGATGTCCTGGCCGAGAAGGCGAAGCGGATCACCATCCCGATCGAGTTCGACATGCAGTGGGATGACGAGCACATCTCGCGCGAGGAGGGTCTCGCGCTGTTTGACGCCTTCGCCTCGAAGGAGAAGTCGTTGCACGTGAACTCGGGCAAGCACAAGGAGCTGCCGCGGTTCGAGGTCGACAGCGCGGTCCGCTTCTTCGCCCGGCACCTCGGCGGAGCAGTCACCGCGTCGGCATGACCTGAGCGGTTGCGGCGTCCGGCTTGCCGGCCGGGCGCCGCAACCGCGGGCCCGGGTTGAGGCTGCGCATCCAGATGATGGATCCGCGCAGTCGGAGCCCCGCCATCTGCTTTGCGGGCGTCTTGTCGTGGGGCGTGGCCAGGCCTCGCCATGCCCGGATCACCTTGATGCGGCGCTCCACCGTGTTGCGCTCCTTGTACCGCTCGGCGTCATAGGCCATCGGTCGACCGCCGGGCGCAGGGCGAGATCGGTCCAGACCTCGATCAGCGGCGCGCGGCCGGAGCACTGCGGTTGCGGCCCTGTCGTCCAAGCCGAGGTGGTGTGAAAATCCACGCGGATGCCAGGGCCTTCCATGCTGCCGCCAAGTGCAGGATGTGGACCCGCGCATTCTGCCGAGCTGAACCACGGGAGTCGGTCCTCAGATCCGGCTGCCGGAGGCGGTGTCCGAGGACAGCCGTTGGGCGAGGTAGATCGGTATGACGGACAACAGGACGAGTACGGCGGCGACGACGTTGACGACAGGGGCCTGTTGAGGACGGGCCATGTTGGCGAAGATCCAGACGGGGAGGGTCTGTACGCCGGGCCCGGCGGTGAAGGTCGTCACCACGATCTCGTCGAAGGACAGGGCGAAGGCGAGAAGTCCGCCCGCTACCAGCGCGGAACGCACCAGCGGGAAGGTGATGTCGACGAACGTACGGAAGGTGTGGGCCCCGAGGTCCATGGCTGCCTCTTCGTACGAGCCGGGCATCCGGCGCAGCCGAGCGATCACGTTGTTGAAGACGACCACGATGCAGAAGGTGGCGTGGCCGACGACCACCGTGAACATTCCGAGGCCCACTCCGAGCGGTTCGAGGACCGTGCGGAAGGCGGTGTTGAGCGCGACACCGGTGACGATCCCCGGCAGTGCGATCGGCAGGACGACCACGAAGGAGATGGCCTCGCGTCCGAAGAACTTGTAGCGCTGGCAGGCGAAGGCGATGAGCGTGCCGAGGACCAGGGCGATCGCGGTCGCGCCGAGCCCGGCCCTGACCGAGGTCCACAGTGCGTCGCGGGCGCCTGAGCTGTGCCAGGCGGCTACCCACCAGTCGAAGGTGAGACCGGGGGGCGGCCAGCCCGAACTGCGGTCCGGGTTCAGGGAGTTGACGAGCACCAGGAGCAGCGGGACGTAGATCACCGCGAAGCCGAGCCCGGCGGCGATGCGCAGTGTGACGCGCGCGGGGCGGGAGAGATTCATCGGGGGCCTTCGCTGTGCGTGATACGGAGGTGAAGGAGAGGGGTCAGAGACTGCTGAGGGCTCCGGTTCGGCGCACCGCGAGCAGATAGAGCACGATGACCACGACGGGCACGGTGCCGAGCGCGGCGGCCAACGGCAGGTCCAGGGTGATATTGGAGTAGATGAGGTTGCCGATGAGCTGCGTCTTTCCGCCGACGATCTGTACGGCGATGTAGTCACCGAGACTGAGCGAGAAGGTGAAGACCGAGCCGGCCGCGATGGACGGAAGGATCATCGGCAGCACCACGGAGCGGAAGGTCCGGCCGGTGCGGGCGCCGAGGTCTGCGGAGGCGTCCAGGAGGCTGGCCGGGAGCTGCTCGAGTCCGGCGTGGATCGGCAGGATCATGTACGGCAGCCACAGATAGGTCAGCACCAGGACGGTCGCGGTCAGCCCGTAGCCGGGGCCTTCGAGTCCCAGTGGTTTCAGCACCCAGTCCAGCAGACCGCCCTGCGCGAGGATGAGCCGCCAGGCGTACGCCTTGACCAGATAGCTGGCCCACAGCGGAGTGAGGATCGCCACGACGAGGAGCGGCCGCCGCTTGGGATTCGCGATCCGGGCTGTGTAGAAGGCGATCGGGAAGCCGATCAGTACACACAGCGCGGTGACCGCAAGGGCCACGCCGATGCTGCGCAGGGCGACCTGACGGTAGACGTCGGTGGTGAACAGCGCAGTGAAGTTGTCCACGTTCCAGATCTTCACCACGTTGGAGGTGAAGGAGTCCGTGGTCCAGAACGCGGAGAGGAACAGCACGGTGAGCGAGCCGAGGTAGGCCAGGGCGAGCCAGGCCAGCGGTGCGGAGAGCAGCAGGGACAGCTGCAGCCGGGGACGGCGGTGCAGGGTCCCGGCGAGCCGCCGGACGGGTCCGGCGGCAGGCGCGGTGGTGGTCATGGACGGGTGACCCTCAGCCCTTGATCTCGGTCCAGGCCTGGACCCACTTGGTGTAGGGCACGCACTTGGTGTCCGTACGTCCGTCCACGCACTGCGCGATGGGCGTGGTCCAGAAGTGGACGTCCTTCCAGTACGACTCGTCGGCGGCGTGGTAGGTGGTGCAGTGGTTCTTGTCCGCGGTCAGTGTGCAGGCCTTCGCGTTGGACGGGGCCTCACCGAAGTACTCGGCGACCTGGGCGTTCACCTTCGGCGAGACGATCCAGTTCATCCAGCTGTAGGCGCAGTTGGGGTGCTTGGCCTTGGCGGAGATCATCCAGGTGTCGGACCAGCCGGTGGCGCCTTCCTTGGGAAGGACAGCCTTGACCGGGACCTTCTCGGCCTGGGCGGTGTTCAGGATCACCTGCCAGCTCGTGCCGACCACCGAGTCGCCGCTCTTGAAGGCGGAGACCTCCTTCAGGTAGTCGCTCCAGTACTCACCGACGTTGGTGTTCTGCTCCTTGAGCAGGTCGACGGCCGCGTCGAACTGCTTCTGGTCCAGGGCGTAGGGGTCCTTGATGCCGAGGGACGGCTCGGTCTTCATCAGGTACAGGGCGGCGTCCGCGATGTAGATCGGCGAGTCGTACGCCGTGACCTTCCCCTTGTACGCCGAGGACTTGTCGAAGACAGCGGACCAGGAGTCGGGCGCCGGGGAGACCTTCTTCGTGTTGTACATCAGCAAGTTGGCGCCGCGGCCGTGCGGGATACCGTACGAGACACCCTTGACCGAGTTCCACTGCTGGTCCTTCAGCCCGGAGAAGACGTCCTTGTAGTTGGGCACCAAATCGGTGTTGACGGGCGCGGCGTCGCCGGAGGCGATCAGTCGCAGCGCCGCGTCGCCGGAGGCGGAGACCGCGTCGTACTGGCCGGTCTTCATCAGGCTGACCATCTCGTCGGAGGTGCCCGCGGTCTTGGTGTTGACCTGACAGCCGGTCTGCTTCTCGAAGTCGGTGACCCAGTCGACCTTCGGGTCGTTGGAGCCGTCCTCGGCGTACCCGGCCCACGCGATCAGGTTCACCTGGCCCTCGGTCTTGCCGAGGGTCTTCTGCGCGGAGAGCTTGGGCGGGGTGAAGTCACTGCCGCCGGGCGACGTGGCGGCCGTGTCCGAGGAGCCGCAGGCGGTGGCGAGGAGCAGGGCGCCGAGCGCTGCCGCTGCTCGGGACGTTCGGTTCAGACGCACAGAGTTCTCCACGGGAGGGAAGGGGCGGGGACGGGTCGTGCGGGTGTGTGCGTTCACCGGGCCTCGGGGACCTGGAAGTTGTGCCGTCGGTGCCACTGGAGCGTGACCCGGGAGCCACGGAAGGCGGCGACGTCCTCGGAGGAGGTCTCGAGGTTCTGCTGGAGGGCGGTGAGCCGGCCGCCTGCGTCGAGGTCCACCAGGAAGCGGGTGGCGTCCCCCAGGTAGACGACCTCCGCCACGGTGCCGGTGGCACTGGAGTGCTGCGGCTCGTCGGCGACGGCGGACTCCTTGAGCACGCGGATCTTCTCCGGCCGGATGCTGTACGTTCCCCGGTCGCCCACGACCTGCTCCGCGGCGTCGTCGGTCAGCAGGTTCGACGTACCTACGAAGCCCGCGACGAACGAGGTGGCGGGGCGTTCGTATATCTGGGCCGGGGTCCCGATCTGTTCGACGCGGCCCTGGTTGAAGACCGCGATCCGGTCGCTCATCGTCAGCGCTTCCTCCTGGTCGTGCGTGACGAACACGAAGGTGATGCCGACCTCGCGCTGGATCGCCTTGAGTTCGACCTGCATCTGCTCGCGCAGCTTGAGGTCGAGGGCGCCCAGCGGCTCGTCGAGCAGCAGCACCTTCGGGCGGCCGACCAGAGCGCGGGCCAGCGCAACGCGCTGGCGCTGGCCTCCGGAGAGCTGGGACGGGCGACGCGTCCCGAAGTCTGTGAGACGGACGCTCGCCAGAGCCTCCCTGGCCTGCCTCAGACGCTCGGCCTTGGGCACCTTGCGGACCTTGAGGCCGTAGGCGACGTTCTGCTCCACGGTCATGTGCGGGAAGAGCGCGTAGTCCTGGAAGACGGTGTGCACGTCCCGTTCGAAGGGAGCCAGACGGGTGACGTCGGAGCCTGCGAGCTCGATGGTTCCGCTGGTGGGAGCCTCGAAGCCGGCGATCATCCGGAGCACCGTGGTCTTGCCCGACCCGGACGGCCCCAGCATGGAGAAGAATTCGCCGTCCGCGATCTCCAGGTCGACTCCGGCCACAGCCTCTGTCCGGCCGAAGGACTTACGCAGGTTCTGCAACCGGATGGCCATTCCCTCCATGGGGGGAACCTTTCTGGTGCTGTCGGGAGTTGGCCGTAAACATATGAAGTCATAGTTCTAATTTCAAGGCCCCGCTAAGGTAAAAGCCTGGTCAACTGGCAAGGTGGTGTTCGTGAATCGAGACAGACCCGGCGCCCGCAGAGTCGTCTTCACGCCCGTCGACACCCTGGCCCGCGTGGATGCCGTCGTGCGGCGGCTCGGTGACGCCATCGACCTCGGACTTCTCGCCGACGGCGAGCAGCTGCCCGGCGAGACCGATCTCGCCGGGCAGCTCGGCGTCTCCACCGTGACCCTGCGGGAAGCCCTGATGGCGCTGCGGCAAAGAGGCCTGGTCACCACCCGCAGGGGCCGAGGCGGAGGCAGCTTCGTCACCGTGCCCGACGGTCCTGCGGAGGACCGGCTCCTCGCCCGCCTCTCCGACTGGAGCACCGAGGAACTCCGCGATCTCGCCGACCACTGGGCAGCCGTCTCGGGAGCCGCCGCGCGACTCGCGGCCCAGCGCACCGAACCTGAGGATCTGCAGCAACTGCAGAGATCCCTGGGAGAGTTGGTGGAAGCCAAGGACTCGGGGGCGCGCAGCCGCATCTTCGGGCGCTTCCATGTCGAGCTGGCCGCCGCCGCCCAGTCCGCCCGGCTGACCAGGGAAGAGGTCACTCTCCAGACCGAAGTCGGGGCACTTCTGCGCCTCGTACTCTGCGAGGACGGGCACCTCGAGGAGACAGCGGATCGTCACCACGCCGTGATCTCAGCCGTGCATGATGGGGCGGACGACCGTGCCAGGGCCCTGGCCGAACAATGCGTGCAGGCCTCCATGGCGCGCCTGATCGAACTCCGACTCGGCTCGGCCGACAGTGCGCGCGGTCCCCGTCCGAAGGAGGGCCCCGATGGGCAGCATTCCCCATCTCGCAACCGCCGGACCGGCGGTACTTGACGAGTCGGCGGTCGCCGACGCGGCCGCCCGCGTCCAAGACGCGCTCGAAGGAGTCTTCGACGCTGTGGGCAGGACCGCCACGGACACGGAGGCGGTGCTCGCCTCGGCCGTCGAGGACGGCCGTCGGCCGGTCTCGGCCGATCTGGCCGCGCTCCGTCCCGGCCTGCGCGCCTGTCTCGCCCAGTACGACCTGGTCTCGGGGATCGGCTTCGTGGCGGCGCCAGGACTGCTCGACGACGTACCGGCGTGGCTCGAATGGTGGCAGACCACCGTGGACGGTGCCGTGCATCCGCTGGTGCTCGACCTGGACCCGGAGCACTCGGCGTACTCCGACTACACCCACTGGGACTGGTTCGCCCTGCCGCGCGACACCGGACAGCGGGCGGTCGCGGGACCGTACGTCGACTACCTCTGCTCCGACGAGTACAGCCTCACCCTCTCCTCACCGGTGACGATCGGAGGACGCTTCATGGGAGTGGCCGCCGCCGACGTCTACCTGCGGCGCTTCGAAGCCGTCGTCATGCCCCTGCTCCAACGCCTGCCGGGACCCGCCCGCCTGGTCAACGCGCGCGGCCGGGTCGCCGCCTCCACCGACCCCCACCACCTGGTCGGATCGCTCACCAAGGGCCCGGACTTCGCGGCGGTACTGGCGGGATCGGCCGACGGCGCCGAACACGGAGGGCTGCAACTGCGCCCCTGTCACGGCGTCCCCCTGATCCTGATGACGACGGCGCCCCCGGCATGAGGCCGGCCCCCCGCCTCGTCGCCGGGCGACATCTGCGACGGGTGCGGTCGACCGCTGCCGGAGCCGCGTGGGCGGTCACCGGCCCGCTCCTCCCCCGCCGCTGAGCGGTCAGGGAACCCGGATCAGATGCACCGCCGCGCTCGCCCAGTCACCCGGCGGAAGCTCGGGCTGCATCCCGTACTCCTGGAGCACCGTCGCGGAGTGGACCGTACCGGTGCGGGCGTCACGGTAGCGGGCGGTGGGATCGAGGCCGGCCAGCCGGAGCGGAAGTGACGGCCTGCCATGTGGTGATGTCCGCTGCCAGACGAGCAGGAGCGTCTCGCCGCCGTCGGCGGCGAGGTACTGCGTCGCGGCCGGTCCGCCGTCGACCGGGGCTCGCAACCGGTGCTGTGTGCCGTGCTGCACGAGGTGACGTACCCGCTTGTACTCGGCGACCAGGCCCGCGCCCTCGGCCAGTTCGGCGTCGGACCAGTGGGAGAGGTCGCCGCCGATCCCCAGGACCCCGGCCATCGCCACATGGAAGCGGAAGCGCAGGGGGACGGAACGGCTGGTGAGCTGGTTGGGCACATCGGTCACCCAGGCGGCCATGGTCCGTGCCGGGTAGATCTGACCGTATCCGTGCTGGATGGCGACGCGGTCCGCGGCGTCGGTGTTGTCCGAGGGCCATGCCTGATCGGTGCGGGACAGGATGCCCAGGTCCACCCGCCCTCCGCCGCCGGAGCACGCCTCGATGCGGAGGTGGGGATGATCGGCGCGGAGCCGGTCGACGACGTCGTAGAGGTGGTGGACGTACGTCGTCCACACCTCGTCGGCCCCCTCCGCCCGGTCCGGCCAGCCGGCTTCGCTGATCGCGCGGTTCATGTCCCACTTCAGGAAGTCGATGCCGTGGTCGCCGACCAGCCGGGTGAGCCATCCGTACGCCCACTCGGCGACGTCGCGACGGGCGAAGTTGAGGACCAGCTGGTTGCGCAGCTCGGTACGGGTGCGGTGGGGGAAGTGAAGCACCCAGTCCGGGTGCTTGCGATAGAGGTCGCTGTCCGGACTGACCATCTCCGGCTCCACCCAGAGGCCGAAACGCATGCCGAGCCGGTGCACCTCCTCGGCCAGGGGCGCCAGTCCTCCGGGAAAACGGTCCGGGGCCGGTGCCCAGTCACCGAGTCCGGCCTCTTCGCTGCGGCGCGCCCCGAACCATCCGTCGTCCATGACGTAGAGCTCCACGCCGAGCGCCGCCGCCCGCGCGGCCAGCGCCTTCTGACCCGCTTCATCGACGTCGAAGCCGGTTGCTTCCCAGGAGTTGTAGAGGACCGGCCGGATCTCCTGAGGGTGTGGCAGTACGTGGGCGAGGGTGTACGCGTGCCAGGCTCGGCTCGCCGCACCGAAGCCGCCCTCGCAGTAGAGGCCGGCGTGGACCGGGGTGGTGTACTCCTGACCGGGGCCCAGCGGGAGGGACGGCCCTTCGTGGCCCGCGCCGGCGGTGAAGCCCGCACGGCCGTCGGGGGTGCGCTGCACGGTGATGCGCCAACTGCCGCTCCAGGCCAGCGCCGCGCTCCACACCTGACCGTGGTTCTCGGTCGCGTCGCCCGCGTCGAGCATCACCCAGGGGTTCGCGTGGTGACTGGTGATACCTCGTCTGCTCGTGAGGACCGTTTCACCGAACGGCAGGGTGTCCCGCCGCAGTTGAGTCTCGGACGACCACTGGCCGGTGACATGGCTCAGCCGGTAGTCCTCCCGGAACGGCAGGGTCCATGCGGCGGAGTCCGCGCGCTGGAGTGCGACGGGGGCGTCGCCGTCGTTGCGCAGCACGGTCCAGCGTTCGATGACGTCGCTGTCGTCGTGGACCCTGTAGTGGAGTGCCACCCGAAGGGGGTGGAGGCGGTCGCGGAAGTCCAGGACCAGCTCGGCCGAGCCCGGTACCGGCTCGTGGACGCGGTGCCCGGTGGCCTGCCATTCGAAGGCGCGGGTGCCATCGGCGAAGCGCACCTGCAGCGAAGGCGGTCCGTACCGCGGTCCGCCGTCCACGGGCAGTTCGTCACCGACGGACGGCCGTCCCTCGAAGCTGCTGGGCGGGGGCGCCGGCTCAGTGACGAACTCCTGGACCTCCTCGAGCGTCAGCGCGGGTCCCCACGCAAGGTGGCACGGCGCTCCCGTCGCATCGATCCGTAGCGCGTACGAGGTACGCGGGGTGGAGAGCAGCCAGACCCCGGTGTCGGAGGCGAAGGCGATCACAGGCATTGATCCTCACGTTCAGGTTGCGCCACGAAGGCAGTCGGCAGCCAACTGTGCCTTTGATCAGCTGTCAACCCCTTGGGCCAGTATGGGATTTGCATGCTTCTTCCACGCTGAGTTGAGATTTCTAAAGAGCCTGGTTCTTTTATTGACAGCAGAAAAGAACACCCTCTACGTTTCGGCCATGCACTCGTCGCCCCGTACCGAGGCAGTCCCGGTTCCGACGCCGGCCGCTTCTCTGGTCTTCACCACCACGCTGTCCCACGGCCCACTCACCCGGGCCGAGATCGGCCGGCGGACCGACCTCTCGCCCGCAGCGGTCACCAAGGCCGTACGGCCCCTGATGGCGGCCGGATATCTCGTGGAGGGCGTGGACGAAGAGGCACGGCCGTCCCTCGGGCGGCCCGCCAACCTCGTACGGGTGGACGGCGGCCGCGCGCTGTTCATCGGGGTCAAGGTCACCGGGGACGAGATCATCGCGGTCCTGACCGACCTGTGCTGCCGTATCCGGGTCGCCCGGCACGTCCGGATCACCGCCCGTGATCCGGGCGCCGTGCTCGCCTCGACCGCCGCGCTCGTGCAGGAACTCCTCACGGAGGCCGACGGGTTCGGGGTGCGGGTGAGCGGCTTGGGTGTCGCGGTGTCCGGGGATGTGGACCGCACCGCCGGGGTGGTCCGCTACTCACCGTTCCTGGACTGGCGCGACGTACCGCTCGCCGAGCTGGCGCAGGCCGTGACGGGTCTGCCCGTCACGGTCGACAACGACGTCCGGGCCCTGACGGTGGCCGAGCAGTGGTTCGGCGCCGGGGTGGGAGTGCCGGACTTCGCGCTGGTGACCGTCGGTGCGGGTATCGGCTGCGGTCTTGTGGTGCACGGCAAGGTGGTCTCCGGTGCGCACGGGGTGGCCGGCGAGATCGGGCATCTGTCCATCGACCCGCAGGGACCGCCGTGCCACTGCGGCAACACCGGGTGCGTGGAAGCCATCGCCGGTGACGCCGCCATCATCCGTCAGGTCGGCGAGGTGACCGGATTGCCGGTCACCGACTCCGCACAGGCCCTTGAACTCGCGCACCGTGGCGATCCCGGGGCCCGGGAGGTCTACGCACGGGCCGGGGAGGCCATCGGACGGGCCATCGGGGCCGTCGTCAACGTCCTCGGACCCCAGCGGGTGATCATCTCGGGCGAGGGCCTGGCGGCGTACGACCTCTTCGCCGAACAGATCCGCGACACCTTCGCCGCCGCCGCCTTCGGTACCGCCGCCCAGTGCGACGTGATGACACGTCCGCTGCCCTTCGAGGAGTGGGCGCGCGGGGCCGCGGCGACCGCGATCCAGTCCTTCATCGGTACAGAACACGTATGAGGAGCAGTAATGACGATGCAGAGCCGCATCTTGTCGCCCGTCACCGATCCCAGCCGCCGCACGGTGGTGCGGGGCACACTCGGAGTCGGCGCCGCCGCACTGGCCGCGCCGCTGCTGACGGCCTGCGGCGGCGGTCCTTCGGCCGACCCGAAGACGGTGACCTTCGGATCCAACGGTGCGGATGCCACACCCAAGGCCGCCTACGCCGCCCTGACCAGCGCCTTCACCAAGGACAGCGGTCTCGAGGTCAAGACGAACACCGTCGACCACGACACGTTCCAGAAGAGCATCTCCACCTATCTCCAGGGCACTCCGGACGACGTCTTCACCTGGTTCGCGGGCTACCGCATGCAGTACTTCGCCAAGAAGGGGCTCGCCCGACCGCTGGACGACGTCTGGGACACCATAGGTTCCGGCTTCAGCGACGCCGCGAAGCAGCTCTCCAAGGGCGAGGACGGCAAGTACTACTTCGTCCCGCTGTACAACTACCCGTGGGCCGTCTTCTACCGCAAGAGTGTGTTCAAGGAGCGCGGGTACGAACCGCCCCGCACCTGGAGCGAATTCACCGCTCTGGCCAAGCGGATGAAGAAGGACGGCCTGTCGCCGATCGCCGCCGGATACGGCGGGGGTGACAGCTGGTCCATCCTCGGCGCCTTCGACTATCTGAATCTGCGGGCCAACGGATACGACTTCCACATGTCGCTCATGCGGGGTGAGGTCTCCTGGACCGACCGCCGTACGAGCCGGACCCTGGACCTGTGGCGTGAGCTCAGCCCCTACTACCAGCAGGGCGCGGGCGGCCGCTCATGGCAGGACGCCGCTCAGTCACTGCTGGACAAGAAGTCCGGCATGGCGGTCATCGGGCTGTTCCTGGGACAGCAGATCACCGACGAGAAGCTGCGCGCGGACATCGACTTCTTCGCCTTCCCGGAGATCGACGCAGCCCACGGCCAGGACACGGTCGAGGCACCCACCGACGGGTTCATGCTCAGCCGCAAGCCGAAGAACGAGAAGGGCGCGGCCCGCCTCCTCGAATTCCTCGGCAGCGCCCAGGCGGAGAACCTGTACATGGGGGCCGACCCGAGCAATGTCGCCGTCCACTCCGCTGCGGACACCGGCTCGTACAACGCCCTGCAGAAGAAGTCGGCGGAACTCATCGCCTCGGCGAAGCACATCACGCAGTTCGGCGACCGCGACAGCGACCCGGGCTTCGTCTCCACCGTCGTACTGCCGGGTCTGGCTCAGTGGCTGGGTCACCCCGACGACGGCTCGGCCCTGCTGAAGAAGATCGAGTCCCAGCGCTCGCGCTTCTTCACGGCCTGATCCGGACCGGGAAGGTTCATCATGTCCTCCGTACGCTCGGCGCCTCCCGCCGCCCCTCCCCGGGCGCCCGCCCCGGCGCGCCCCGACGCGCCGCGTGCCCGCCCCAGGCCGCTGCGGCTCGGCCGCGGTGACCGCCTGTTCCTCACGGTCATCGTCGGCGTTCCGCTGCTCGCCCTGCTGGTCTTCGTCTGGCTGCCGGCGCTGGCCTCCGTCGGACTTTCCTTCACCAGCTGGGACGGCATCGAACCGAGCGACATCCGCTGGGTCGGCCTGGACAACTACCAGGAGATCTTCACCAATTACCCGCCGTTCTGGCCCGCGGTGCAGCACAACGTCATCTGGCTGCTGTTCACGGCGCTGCTGCCCACCCCGTTCGGCATCTTCCTCGCGTACCAGCTCGACCGGAAGATCAGGTTCACCCGCTTCTACCAGACCGCGATCTTCCTGCCCATGGTGCTCTCGCTCGCCGTGGTCGGCTTCATCTGGGAGATCATCTACAACCCCGACAACGGACT from Streptomyces sp. NBC_01707 includes the following:
- a CDS encoding alpha-galactosidase codes for the protein MPVIAFASDTGVWLLSTPRTSYALRIDATGAPCHLAWGPALTLEEVQEFVTEPAPPPSSFEGRPSVGDELPVDGGPRYGPPSLQVRFADGTRAFEWQATGHRVHEPVPGSAELVLDFRDRLHPLRVALHYRVHDDSDVIERWTVLRNDGDAPVALQRADSAAWTLPFREDYRLSHVTGQWSSETQLRRDTLPFGETVLTSRRGITSHHANPWVMLDAGDATENHGQVWSAALAWSGSWRITVQRTPDGRAGFTAGAGHEGPSLPLGPGQEYTTPVHAGLYCEGGFGAASRAWHAYTLAHVLPHPQEIRPVLYNSWEATGFDVDEAGQKALAARAAALGVELYVMDDGWFGARRSEEAGLGDWAPAPDRFPGGLAPLAEEVHRLGMRFGLWVEPEMVSPDSDLYRKHPDWVLHFPHRTRTELRNQLVLNFARRDVAEWAYGWLTRLVGDHGIDFLKWDMNRAISEAGWPDRAEGADEVWTTYVHHLYDVVDRLRADHPHLRIEACSGGGGRVDLGILSRTDQAWPSDNTDAADRVAIQHGYGQIYPARTMAAWVTDVPNQLTSRSVPLRFRFHVAMAGVLGIGGDLSHWSDAELAEGAGLVAEYKRVRHLVQHGTQHRLRAPVDGGPAATQYLAADGGETLLLVWQRTSPHGRPSLPLRLAGLDPTARYRDARTGTVHSATVLQEYGMQPELPPGDWASAAVHLIRVP
- a CDS encoding cache domain-containing protein; translated protein: MGSIPHLATAGPAVLDESAVADAAARVQDALEGVFDAVGRTATDTEAVLASAVEDGRRPVSADLAALRPGLRACLAQYDLVSGIGFVAAPGLLDDVPAWLEWWQTTVDGAVHPLVLDLDPEHSAYSDYTHWDWFALPRDTGQRAVAGPYVDYLCSDEYSLTLSSPVTIGGRFMGVAAADVYLRRFEAVVMPLLQRLPGPARLVNARGRVAASTDPHHLVGSLTKGPDFAAVLAGSADGAEHGGLQLRPCHGVPLILMTTAPPA
- a CDS encoding alpha/beta hydrolase; this translates as MHSLQFTAESASNGMLERAFTVGGVPGVLWSPASDAAVRAPLILMAHGGGNHKKHPAMSGRAQRLVTACGLHVAVIDAPGHGDRPRTTHDEAEIAELFRARAAGEPEGPIVVRYNDYLAELAVPEYQATLDALQGLPEIGTDGPVGFWGINMGTAIGIPFVAIEPRITAAVFGQHWPDVLAEKAKRITIPIEFDMQWDDEHISREEGLALFDAFASKEKSLHVNSGKHKELPRFEVDSAVRFFARHLGGAVTASA
- a CDS encoding ABC transporter substrate-binding protein, with product MRLNRTSRAAAALGALLLATACGSSDTAATSPGGSDFTPPKLSAQKTLGKTEGQVNLIAWAGYAEDGSNDPKVDWVTDFEKQTGCQVNTKTAGTSDEMVSLMKTGQYDAVSASGDAALRLIASGDAAPVNTDLVPNYKDVFSGLKDQQWNSVKGVSYGIPHGRGANLLMYNTKKVSPAPDSWSAVFDKSSAYKGKVTAYDSPIYIADAALYLMKTEPSLGIKDPYALDQKQFDAAVDLLKEQNTNVGEYWSDYLKEVSAFKSGDSVVGTSWQVILNTAQAEKVPVKAVLPKEGATGWSDTWMISAKAKHPNCAYSWMNWIVSPKVNAQVAEYFGEAPSNAKACTLTADKNHCTTYHAADESYWKDVHFWTTPIAQCVDGRTDTKCVPYTKWVQAWTEIKG
- a CDS encoding ABC transporter ATP-binding protein, which produces MEGMAIRLQNLRKSFGRTEAVAGVDLEIADGEFFSMLGPSGSGKTTVLRMIAGFEAPTSGTIELAGSDVTRLAPFERDVHTVFQDYALFPHMTVEQNVAYGLKVRKVPKAERLRQAREALASVRLTDFGTRRPSQLSGGQRQRVALARALVGRPKVLLLDEPLGALDLKLREQMQVELKAIQREVGITFVFVTHDQEEALTMSDRIAVFNQGRVEQIGTPAQIYERPATSFVAGFVGTSNLLTDDAAEQVVGDRGTYSIRPEKIRVLKESAVADEPQHSSATGTVAEVVYLGDATRFLVDLDAGGRLTALQQNLETSSEDVAAFRGSRVTLQWHRRHNFQVPEAR
- a CDS encoding FadR/GntR family transcriptional regulator, translating into MNRDRPGARRVVFTPVDTLARVDAVVRRLGDAIDLGLLADGEQLPGETDLAGQLGVSTVTLREALMALRQRGLVTTRRGRGGGSFVTVPDGPAEDRLLARLSDWSTEELRDLADHWAAVSGAAARLAAQRTEPEDLQQLQRSLGELVEAKDSGARSRIFGRFHVELAAAAQSARLTREEVTLQTEVGALLRLVLCEDGHLEETADRHHAVISAVHDGADDRARALAEQCVQASMARLIELRLGSADSARGPRPKEGPDGQHSPSRNRRTGGT
- a CDS encoding ABC transporter permease, with product MTTTAPAAGPVRRLAGTLHRRPRLQLSLLLSAPLAWLALAYLGSLTVLFLSAFWTTDSFTSNVVKIWNVDNFTALFTTDVYRQVALRSIGVALAVTALCVLIGFPIAFYTARIANPKRRPLLVVAILTPLWASYLVKAYAWRLILAQGGLLDWVLKPLGLEGPGYGLTATVLVLTYLWLPYMILPIHAGLEQLPASLLDASADLGARTGRTFRSVVLPMILPSIAAGSVFTFSLSLGDYIAVQIVGGKTQLIGNLIYSNITLDLPLAAALGTVPVVVIVLYLLAVRRTGALSSL
- a CDS encoding ABC transporter permease, with product MNLSRPARVTLRIAAGLGFAVIYVPLLLVLVNSLNPDRSSGWPPPGLTFDWWVAAWHSSGARDALWTSVRAGLGATAIALVLGTLIAFACQRYKFFGREAISFVVVLPIALPGIVTGVALNTAFRTVLEPLGVGLGMFTVVVGHATFCIVVVFNNVIARLRRMPGSYEEAAMDLGAHTFRTFVDITFPLVRSALVAGGLLAFALSFDEIVVTTFTAGPGVQTLPVWIFANMARPQQAPVVNVVAAVLVLLSVIPIYLAQRLSSDTASGSRI
- a CDS encoding ROK family transcriptional regulator, with translation MHSSPRTEAVPVPTPAASLVFTTTLSHGPLTRAEIGRRTDLSPAAVTKAVRPLMAAGYLVEGVDEEARPSLGRPANLVRVDGGRALFIGVKVTGDEIIAVLTDLCCRIRVARHVRITARDPGAVLASTAALVQELLTEADGFGVRVSGLGVAVSGDVDRTAGVVRYSPFLDWRDVPLAELAQAVTGLPVTVDNDVRALTVAEQWFGAGVGVPDFALVTVGAGIGCGLVVHGKVVSGAHGVAGEIGHLSIDPQGPPCHCGNTGCVEAIAGDAAIIRQVGEVTGLPVTDSAQALELAHRGDPGAREVYARAGEAIGRAIGAVVNVLGPQRVIISGEGLAAYDLFAEQIRDTFAAAAFGTAAQCDVMTRPLPFEEWARGAAATAIQSFIGTEHV